Proteins from one Mus pahari chromosome 10, PAHARI_EIJ_v1.1, whole genome shotgun sequence genomic window:
- the Slc38a3 gene encoding sodium-coupled neutral amino acid transporter 3 → MEIPRQTEMVELVPNGKHLEGLLPVGTPTTDTQRAEDTQHCGEGKGFLQKSPSKEPHFTDFEGKTSFGMSVFNLSNAIMGSGILGLAYAMANTGIILFLFLLTAVALLSSYSIHLLLKSSGIVGIRAYEQLGYRAFGTPGKLAAALAITLQNIGAMSSYLYIIKSELPLVIQTFLNLEKPASVWYMDGNYLVILVSVTIILPLALMRQLGYLGYSSGFSLSCMVFFLIAVIYKKFQVPCPLAHNLANATGNFSHMVVAEEKTQLQGEPDAAEAFCTPSYFTLNSQTAYTIPIMAFAFVCHPEVLPIYTELKDPSKRKMQHISNLSIAVMYVMYFLAALFGYLTFYDGVESELLHTYSKVDPFDVLILCVRVAVLIAVTLTVPIVLFPVRRAIQQMLFQNQEFSWLRHVLIATGLLTCINLLVIFAPNILGIFGIIGATSAPCLIFIFPAIFYFRIMPTDKEPARSTPKILALCFAAVGFLLMTMSLSFIIIDWVSGTSQRGGNH, encoded by the exons ATGGAGATACCTCGACAGACAGAAATGGTGGAGCTGGTGCCCAACGGCAAACACTTGGAGGGGCTTCTACCAGTGGGCACGCCTACAACAGACACCCAGAG GGCTGAAGACACCCAACACTGTGGAGAGGGCAAGGGCTTCCTTCAGAAAAGTCCCAGCAAGGAGCCACACTTCACCGAT TTCGAGGGGAAGACATCATTTGGGATGTCAGTGTTCAATCTCAGCAATGCCATCATGGGCAGTGGAATTCTGGGGCTCGCCTACGCCATGGCCAATACGGGCATCATCCTTTTCCT gttcctgcttacAGCGGTGGCCCTGTTGTCTAGCTATTCCATCCACCTGCTCCTCAAGTCTTCGGGGATTGTGG GCATCCGTGCCTATGAGCAGTTGGGCTACCGTGCCTTTGGGACCCCGGGGAAGCTGGCAGCAGCCTTGGCCATCACACTTCAGAACATTGGAG CTATGTCCAGCTACCTATACATCATCAAGTCTGAATTGCctcttgtcatacagaccttcCTGAATCTGGAGAAGCCAGCCTC GGTGTGGTACATGGATGGCAACTACCTTGTGATCCTGGTTTCTGTCACCATCATTCTTCCCCTAGCACTGATGCGACAGCTCG GGTACCTGGGTTACTCCAGtggcttctctctcagctgcATGGTGTTCTTCTTGATCGCA GTCATCTATAAGAAGTTCCAAGTTCCCTGCCCATTGGCACACAACCTGGCCAATGCCACCGGCAACTTCAGCCACATGGTGGTGGCGGAGGAGAAGACACAGCTGCAGGGAGAGCCTGATGCTGCTGAGGCCTTCTGTACCCCAAGCTACTTCACCCTCAACTCACAG acagcatacaccatcCCCATCATGGCCTTCGCCTTCGTCTGCCACCCGGAGGTGCTGCCCATATACACAGAGCTCAAGGA CCCCTCCAAGAGGAAGATGCAGCACATCTCTAACCTGTCCATTGCTGTCATGTATGTCATGTACTTCCTGGCCGCCCTCTTCGGCTACCTCACCTTCTATG ACGGGGTAGAGTCGGAGCTGCTACACACCTACAGCAAGGTGGACCCGTTTGACGTGCTGATCTTGTGTGTGCGAGTGGCCGTGCTGATAGCGGTCACGCTTACAGTTCCGATCGTTCTGTTCCCG GTACGACGTGCTATCCAGCAGATGCTGTTTCAGAACCAGGAGTTCAGCTGGTTGCGGCACGTGCTCATTGCCACTGGCCTGCTTACATGCATCAACCTGCTGGTTATCTTCGCCCCCAACATCTTGGGCATATTTGGGATCATTG GTGCCACATCTGCCCCATGcctcatcttcatcttccctGCCATCTTCTACTTCCGAATCATGCCCACTGACAAGGAACCTGCAAGATCCACCCCTAAAATCCTG GCCCTTTGTTTCGCTGCGGTTGGCTTCCTGCTGATGACCATGAGCCTGAGTTTCATCATCATTGACTGGGTCTCTGGGACCAGCCAGCGTGGAGGAAACCATTAG